From one Pseudactinotalea sp. HY158 genomic stretch:
- a CDS encoding VOC family protein, which yields MTDHTTPWPAGAPAWTDLSVTDVARSTQFYTAVFGWVFEGGDEEFGGYLNATSGGRLVAGMAPPMDGMPEPPHVWTTYLAVTDSAATQRAVTAAGGTTVLDPMQVGPFGTMALYADPTGAGFGTWQPGDHAGFGRTGEHGSPSWFEAMVGDFAAGKAFYAAAFGWTYSDDLPGDMRYAMFGTAGEEPPMSGGIGEVEAGTAPYWAVSFEVDDVDAAADRVRGHGGAITTEPFDFEFGRLALATGPDGEAFGLVASTPMESSTTP from the coding sequence ATGACCGATCACACGACCCCGTGGCCCGCCGGCGCGCCCGCCTGGACCGACCTCTCGGTCACCGACGTCGCGAGGAGCACGCAGTTCTACACCGCCGTGTTCGGCTGGGTGTTCGAGGGCGGCGACGAGGAGTTCGGCGGCTACCTCAACGCCACCTCCGGTGGCCGGCTGGTCGCCGGGATGGCTCCTCCCATGGACGGGATGCCCGAGCCGCCGCACGTGTGGACCACCTACCTCGCGGTGACCGACAGCGCCGCCACCCAGCGCGCCGTCACCGCCGCCGGCGGCACGACGGTCCTGGACCCGATGCAGGTCGGCCCGTTCGGAACGATGGCGCTCTACGCGGACCCGACCGGCGCCGGCTTCGGCACGTGGCAGCCGGGAGATCACGCGGGCTTCGGCCGCACCGGCGAGCACGGCTCCCCCTCGTGGTTCGAGGCGATGGTCGGCGACTTCGCGGCGGGGAAGGCCTTCTACGCCGCCGCCTTCGGCTGGACCTACTCCGACGACCTGCCCGGCGACATGCGGTACGCCATGTTCGGAACGGCCGGTGAGGAGCCGCCGATGAGCGGTGGCATCGGCGAGGTGGAGGCGGGCACGGCCCCGTACTGGGCCGTCAGCTTCGAGGTCGACGACGTCGACGCCGCGGCCGACCGGGTCCGCGGCCACGGCGGGGCGATCACGACCGAGCCGTTCGACTTCGAGTTCGGCCGGCTGGCGCTGGCGACCGGCCCGGACGGTGAGGCCTTCGGCCTCGTGGCGAGCACCCCGATGGAGTCGAGCACGACGCCGTGA